The following are encoded in a window of Mustela nigripes isolate SB6536 chromosome 3, MUSNIG.SB6536, whole genome shotgun sequence genomic DNA:
- the LOC132012860 gene encoding gamma-crystallin F-like, producing the protein MGKITFYEDRGFQGRHYECSSDHPNLQPYFSRCNSVRVDSGCWMLYEQPNYAGCQYFLRRGDYPDYQQWMGLSDSVRSCRLIPHTSSHRIRIYEREDYRGQMVEITEDCSSLHDRFHFSEIHSFHVLEGCWILYELPNYRGRQYLLRPGDYRCYYDWGATSARVGSLRRAIDYY; encoded by the exons ATGGGGAAG ATCACTTTCTACGAGGACCGCGGCTTCCAGGGCCGCCACTACGAGTGCAGCAGTGACCACCCGAACCTGCAGCCCTACTTCAGCCGCTGCAACTCGGTGCGCGTGGACAGCGGCTGCTGGATGCTCTATGAGCAGCCCAACTACGCGGGCTGCCAGTACTTCCTGCGGCGCGGGGACTACCCCGACTACCAGCAGTGGATGGGCCTCAGCGACTCGGTCCGCTCCTGCCGCCTCATCCCGCAC ACCAGCTCCCACAGGATCAGGATCTACGAGCGAGAGGACTACAGGGGCCAGATGGTAGAGATCACTGAGGACTGCTCCTCCCTTCATGACCGCTTCCACTTCAGTGAGATCCACTCCTTCCACGTGCTGGAGGGCTGCTGGATCCTCTACGAGCTGCCCAACTACCGGGGACGGCAGTACCTGCTGAGACCGGGGGACTACAGGTGCTACTACGACTGGGGGGCCACGAGTGCCCGAGTGGGCTCACTGCGGAGAGCCATAGATTACTATTGA